A portion of the Burkholderia sp. GAS332 genome contains these proteins:
- a CDS encoding N-methylhydantoinase A, which yields MIRLAVDIGGTFTDVVLDVSGTRHTAKVLTTPSDPELGFLEGAQAALAKAGIAATDVNAIVHGTTLATNAIIERKGARVGLVTTEGFRDSLEIAYEHRFEQSDLYMVRPDPLVPREHRWGVEGRLAADGSELVPLDVAALERIAQQMKDAGVDAVAVCFLHSYANDAHERLAGAELARLLPGVPVSLSCEVSPEIREYDRVSTTVANAYVRPQMQGYLQRLEKDLAERGFNCGLLMITSSGSMTTLQTACEFPIRLVESGPAGGAVLASNLAEELGEQSVVSFDMGGTTAKICLVDNYRALQSRTFEVARAYRFLKGSGYPLRIPVIEMVEIGAGGGSLAGIDELRRITVGPESASSVPGPACYGRGGKRPAVTDADLMLGRLDPERFAGGQIRLSTDAAASALHTQIGAPLGIDERAAAAGISEIVDENMANAARVHAIEWGKNLQERTMIAFGGAAPLHAARLADKCGIRKVIIPTGAGVGSAIGFLQAPIGYHVTRSRYVNLDEFDAQAVNDLFASMSEEAAAAIRKASSKGSIEETRVAYMRYRGQGHEIDVALPARPLVADDKALMERLFAERYEALFGRTIPNLGVEVMTWSLAAHIPVPAPATQKPTARGEKAQPSSRRGIFDPELMETLEHGIYVRRELSPGMVVAGPAVIVEDETSTLVGRNFDALILQSGYIQLERKH from the coding sequence GTGATCCGACTGGCAGTAGACATAGGCGGTACGTTTACCGACGTGGTACTGGACGTGTCCGGCACGCGTCATACGGCGAAAGTGCTTACTACCCCAAGTGACCCGGAGCTTGGTTTTCTCGAAGGCGCGCAGGCTGCGCTCGCGAAGGCAGGCATCGCCGCCACCGACGTTAATGCGATCGTGCACGGTACGACGCTCGCAACCAACGCAATTATCGAGCGCAAGGGTGCACGCGTTGGCCTCGTCACCACGGAAGGCTTTCGCGATTCGCTGGAGATCGCTTACGAGCATCGTTTCGAGCAGTCGGACCTGTACATGGTCCGGCCCGATCCGCTGGTGCCGCGCGAACATCGCTGGGGCGTAGAGGGACGTCTGGCCGCGGACGGCAGCGAACTGGTCCCGCTGGACGTTGCCGCTCTCGAGCGTATCGCGCAGCAGATGAAGGACGCGGGTGTCGACGCCGTCGCGGTGTGTTTCCTGCACAGTTACGCGAACGACGCACACGAGCGCCTCGCTGGTGCCGAGCTTGCCCGCCTCCTGCCTGGCGTGCCGGTCTCACTGTCCTGCGAAGTCAGCCCGGAAATCCGAGAGTACGACCGCGTGTCGACCACCGTCGCGAATGCGTACGTGCGTCCTCAGATGCAGGGCTATCTGCAGCGACTGGAAAAGGATCTCGCCGAGCGCGGATTCAACTGCGGTCTGTTGATGATCACGTCGAGTGGCTCGATGACCACGCTGCAAACGGCCTGCGAATTTCCGATCCGACTCGTCGAATCGGGGCCAGCCGGCGGTGCCGTACTCGCCAGCAATCTCGCTGAAGAGCTTGGTGAACAAAGCGTCGTGTCGTTCGATATGGGTGGTACGACCGCGAAGATCTGCCTGGTCGACAATTATCGCGCACTCCAGTCGCGCACCTTCGAAGTCGCGCGTGCGTATCGATTTCTCAAAGGCAGTGGCTATCCGCTGCGCATTCCGGTGATCGAGATGGTCGAGATCGGCGCGGGTGGCGGCTCGCTTGCCGGTATCGATGAACTGCGGCGTATCACGGTCGGTCCCGAAAGCGCATCGTCGGTGCCGGGACCAGCATGCTATGGCCGCGGAGGCAAGCGGCCGGCGGTCACCGACGCCGATCTGATGCTCGGCCGGCTTGATCCAGAGCGCTTCGCCGGCGGCCAGATTCGCCTGTCGACCGACGCGGCGGCTAGTGCGCTGCACACGCAAATCGGCGCGCCGCTGGGTATCGACGAGCGCGCGGCCGCTGCCGGCATTAGCGAGATTGTCGACGAAAACATGGCAAACGCCGCGCGGGTGCATGCGATCGAGTGGGGTAAGAACCTGCAGGAGCGCACGATGATCGCGTTCGGCGGCGCCGCGCCGCTGCACGCTGCGCGCCTCGCGGACAAGTGCGGCATCCGCAAGGTGATCATTCCGACCGGTGCCGGCGTCGGGTCGGCGATCGGATTTCTGCAGGCGCCGATCGGCTATCACGTGACGCGTTCACGCTACGTCAATCTCGACGAGTTCGATGCGCAGGCGGTCAACGATCTGTTCGCATCGATGAGCGAAGAGGCCGCAGCGGCGATCCGCAAGGCCAGTTCCAAGGGTTCGATCGAAGAGACACGGGTCGCGTACATGCGTTACCGCGGCCAGGGCCACGAGATCGATGTCGCGTTGCCGGCACGACCGCTCGTCGCTGACGACAAAGCGTTGATGGAGCGTCTGTTCGCCGAGCGTTACGAGGCTCTCTTCGGCCGTACGATTCCGAACCTCGGCGTCGAGGTCATGACGTGGAGCCTCGCCGCGCACATTCCGGTGCCAGCGCCGGCAACGCAGAAGCCAACGGCGCGCGGCGAAAAAGCGCAACCATCGTCACGTCGGGGAATCTTCGACCCGGAATTGATGGAGACGCTCGAGCACGGCATCTACGTGCGCCGTGAACTGTCGCCTGGCATGGTCGTCGCGGGGCCCGCGGTGATCGTCGAGGACGAAACTTCGACACTAGTCGGCCGCAACTTCGATGCGCTGATCCTGCAATCCGGTTACATCCAGCTCGAAAGGAAGCACTAA
- a CDS encoding N-methylhydantoinase B: protein MKSDLIQLQVMWSRLLAIVEEQAQTLIRTAFSVSTREGGDVSAGVFDAEGRMLAQAVTGTPGHINSMAMAVPHFVKRFPPSEMREGDVFLTNDPWQGTGHLHDFTFVTPTFLNGKVVAFFACTSHVVDIGGVGFSPEGRTVYHEGLRVPIMRFADEGKTNEWLVEIVRNNVREATQVVGDMYALAACNDNAVKSLTALMGEYGIESLDAVRDYIFENTRHAMLEAFATLPKKQAANAMRTDGFDKPVDLACTVTIEDERIVVDFAGSSPVSDFGINCPLCYTAAYASFAVKCVVAPKVPNNSASLGMIVITAPEDTIVNAPFPAAVAVRSVVGHLVPDVVFGAMHELLPGRAPAEGAGSLWGVKAGAGMGLTPSTGVAQTSFMMMSLHSGGMGARSSCDGLSATPFPSGVKNIPVEVTEAITPLVIWKKELRQDSGGIGKYRGGLGQTMVVGSREDAPFAILATFDRINHAPRGRAGGGDGANGILRLESGELLKPKGRQVIPAGARVVLDMPGGGGFGKPEERPLELIEADLQRCLISWEEAVAAYGVSRDSNGKLVRAA, encoded by the coding sequence ATGAAGTCCGATCTGATCCAGCTCCAGGTGATGTGGAGTCGTCTGCTCGCGATCGTCGAGGAACAGGCGCAGACGCTGATCCGCACCGCGTTCAGCGTGTCCACACGCGAAGGCGGCGACGTCTCGGCAGGTGTGTTCGATGCCGAAGGCCGAATGCTCGCCCAGGCTGTCACCGGCACGCCCGGCCACATCAATTCGATGGCGATGGCTGTGCCGCACTTCGTCAAGCGCTTCCCGCCATCCGAGATGCGCGAAGGTGATGTGTTCCTGACTAATGACCCGTGGCAGGGAACGGGGCATCTGCACGACTTCACGTTCGTCACCCCGACGTTTCTGAACGGCAAAGTGGTTGCGTTCTTCGCGTGTACGTCGCACGTGGTCGATATCGGTGGCGTCGGCTTTTCGCCGGAAGGTCGCACCGTCTATCACGAAGGCCTTCGCGTACCGATCATGCGTTTTGCCGACGAAGGCAAGACCAACGAATGGCTCGTCGAAATCGTGCGCAACAACGTGCGCGAGGCGACCCAGGTAGTCGGCGACATGTATGCGCTTGCCGCGTGCAACGACAATGCGGTGAAGTCGCTGACCGCACTGATGGGCGAATACGGAATCGAATCGCTCGACGCCGTGCGCGATTACATCTTCGAGAACACGCGCCATGCAATGCTCGAAGCATTCGCGACGCTGCCAAAAAAGCAAGCCGCAAACGCGATGCGTACCGACGGCTTTGACAAGCCGGTCGATCTCGCCTGCACGGTGACGATCGAGGATGAGCGGATCGTCGTCGATTTCGCCGGCAGCTCGCCAGTGTCGGACTTCGGTATCAACTGTCCGCTGTGTTACACGGCCGCGTATGCGTCGTTCGCGGTCAAGTGCGTGGTTGCACCGAAAGTGCCGAACAACTCGGCGTCGCTCGGCATGATCGTCATCACCGCGCCGGAGGATACGATCGTCAACGCTCCCTTCCCCGCGGCAGTTGCGGTGCGTAGCGTGGTCGGACACCTAGTGCCCGACGTCGTGTTCGGTGCGATGCACGAACTGTTGCCGGGCCGAGCGCCGGCCGAAGGCGCGGGCTCGCTGTGGGGCGTGAAGGCAGGGGCGGGGATGGGCTTGACACCTTCGACAGGCGTTGCGCAGACCAGCTTCATGATGATGAGTCTGCATAGCGGCGGAATGGGCGCGCGTTCGAGCTGCGACGGGCTGTCGGCGACGCCGTTTCCGAGCGGCGTGAAGAATATCCCCGTCGAAGTGACCGAAGCGATCACGCCGCTCGTCATCTGGAAGAAGGAACTGCGCCAGGATTCCGGTGGCATCGGCAAGTATCGTGGCGGTCTCGGTCAGACCATGGTGGTGGGCAGCCGTGAAGACGCGCCGTTCGCGATCCTCGCGACTTTCGACCGCATCAATCATGCTCCGCGCGGACGCGCGGGCGGCGGCGACGGCGCGAACGGCATCCTGCGTCTCGAATCCGGGGAGTTGCTGAAGCCGAAAGGCCGTCAGGTGATTCCGGCGGGCGCCCGCGTCGTCCTCGATATGCCAGGCGGCGGTGGTTTCGGGAAGCCGGAGGAGCGGCCGCTGGAGTTGATCGAAGCCGACTTGCAGCGCTGTCTGATCAGTTGGGAAGAGGCGGTGGCCGCATACGGCGTCAGCCGCGATTCGAACGGCAAGCTCGTTCGCGCCGCCTGA
- a CDS encoding 2-keto-4-pentenoate hydratase/2-oxohepta-3-ene-1,7-dioic acid hydratase (catechol pathway), with protein sequence MRLCQFDTPEVPQCRVGAYLPSGLVIDLARVLDRPLTSMVEFITLAGRGDIDLAVLDKMLNALDEAKARQLGARPLDQVHLRAPVTEPPKFFAIAINGRANWERSIKPDNPRPQYFIKLRTCITGPFDPIELPDIGCVGPEVELALIIGKGGRHIAAANAYRHIFGYTVHNDLTAHDLRAKSEWIRLRRKDGSEEQLTYPGRWKNFDTFSPMGPFLVTSDEVPDPHALKLDAHLNGELVQEGHSSDVVYRIPELIEYLSAAHTLEAGDIVSIGTVPAVEPWKMGTIDLRKYGGTINVSIAGLGSLSNPIRAV encoded by the coding sequence ATGCGTCTTTGCCAATTCGATACACCTGAAGTACCGCAGTGCCGCGTCGGCGCGTATTTGCCGAGCGGCCTCGTTATCGACCTTGCGAGGGTGCTCGACCGTCCGCTCACGTCGATGGTCGAGTTCATCACGCTCGCCGGTCGCGGCGACATCGATCTCGCCGTGCTGGACAAAATGCTCAACGCGCTCGACGAAGCCAAAGCGCGCCAGCTCGGCGCCCGCCCGCTCGATCAGGTGCACCTGCGCGCGCCGGTTACCGAGCCGCCGAAATTTTTCGCGATCGCGATCAACGGCCGCGCGAACTGGGAGCGCTCGATCAAGCCGGACAATCCGCGCCCCCAGTATTTCATCAAGCTGCGCACATGCATCACGGGGCCGTTCGACCCGATTGAGCTTCCGGACATCGGTTGTGTGGGACCGGAAGTGGAACTTGCGTTAATCATCGGCAAGGGCGGTCGTCATATTGCCGCAGCCAACGCATACCGCCACATCTTTGGCTACACGGTGCACAACGACCTCACCGCGCACGACCTGCGAGCGAAGTCCGAATGGATCCGGCTGCGTCGCAAAGATGGCAGCGAGGAACAACTGACCTATCCCGGCCGCTGGAAGAATTTCGACACCTTCTCGCCGATGGGGCCGTTCCTCGTTACGTCGGACGAAGTGCCCGATCCGCATGCACTCAAGCTCGACGCGCATCTGAACGGCGAACTCGTGCAGGAGGGACATTCATCCGACGTCGTCTACCGGATTCCGGAGCTGATCGAGTACCTGTCAGCTGCGCATACGCTGGAAGCTGGCGACATCGTGTCGATCGGCACCGTCCCCGCAGTCGAACCGTGGAAGATGGGGACGATCGATCTGCGCAAGTACGGCGGCACGATCAACGTCAGCATCGCTGGGCTTGGCAGTCTGAGCAACCCGATCCGCGCGGTTTAA
- a CDS encoding aspartate aminotransferase gives MSKRFTRSTALSRISPSATIAITQKARDLRAAGRNDILSLSIGEPDFDTPEHVCEAARAAIAAGSTRYPPVSGVPVLKEAIAAKFARDNGLHYALNQIIVSSGAKQVIANAMLATLNPGDEVLIPAPYWVSYPQLTQLCGATPVFLPTDAATGFLPQPGAVDAAITPKTRWLILNSPSNPSGAVLDRVSLAALGEVLRRHPHVWVLTDDIYEHLIYTDAPYATLAQMCPDLADRTLTVNGVSKAYAMTGWRIGFAGGPAALIKAMELVQSQLTGGACSIAQWAAAAALDGPQDFVAECRASFQARRDRLVAALRAIPGMDCAMPEGAFYAFPSCGAFLGLSTASGTPIHTDEDFVRELLETTGVAAVHGSAFGSPGQFRVSYAASSDVLDEAGRRLHRFCASIR, from the coding sequence ATGTCCAAACGATTCACACGTTCCACCGCGCTGTCACGCATCAGTCCCTCGGCGACCATCGCAATCACACAGAAGGCGCGCGATCTTCGCGCGGCGGGACGTAACGACATCCTGTCGCTGAGCATCGGCGAGCCGGACTTCGATACGCCAGAGCACGTGTGTGAGGCAGCGCGCGCGGCGATTGCCGCGGGTAGCACGCGCTATCCGCCGGTGTCGGGTGTGCCCGTGCTGAAAGAAGCGATCGCCGCAAAGTTTGCACGCGACAACGGGCTGCACTACGCGCTTAACCAGATCATCGTCAGTTCAGGTGCCAAGCAGGTCATCGCGAATGCGATGCTCGCCACGCTCAATCCCGGCGACGAAGTCCTGATCCCGGCGCCGTATTGGGTGTCGTATCCGCAGCTCACGCAGTTGTGCGGCGCGACGCCGGTGTTTCTTCCGACGGACGCGGCCACCGGCTTCCTGCCTCAGCCCGGTGCGGTCGACGCGGCGATCACACCGAAGACGCGCTGGCTGATCCTGAACTCGCCGAGCAATCCGTCGGGCGCGGTGCTTGACCGCGTATCGCTCGCCGCGCTCGGTGAGGTGCTACGCCGCCATCCGCATGTATGGGTCCTGACCGACGACATTTACGAGCACCTGATCTACACCGATGCGCCGTACGCCACCCTTGCTCAGATGTGCCCTGATCTCGCCGACCGTACGCTGACCGTGAACGGCGTGTCGAAAGCGTACGCAATGACCGGATGGCGGATCGGCTTCGCGGGCGGCCCCGCGGCGCTCATCAAGGCAATGGAGCTGGTGCAGAGCCAACTGACCGGCGGCGCGTGTTCGATTGCGCAGTGGGCCGCGGCGGCCGCACTTGATGGTCCTCAGGATTTCGTCGCCGAATGCCGCGCGTCGTTCCAGGCTCGCCGAGACCGGCTCGTTGCAGCGCTGCGCGCGATTCCCGGCATGGACTGCGCGATGCCCGAAGGGGCGTTCTACGCATTCCCCTCGTGCGGCGCATTTCTGGGACTCTCGACCGCAAGCGGTACACCCATTCATACTGACGAGGACTTCGTCCGCGAGTTGCTCGAGACGACAGGCGTCGCTGCGGTGCATGGCTCCGCGTTCGGTAGCCCGGGGCAATTTCGCGTGTCCTATGCGGCCTCGTCCGACGTGCTTGACGAAGCCGGCCGGCGTCTCCATCGCTTTTGCGCCAGCATCCGATGA
- a CDS encoding Glycine/D-amino acid oxidase has translation MISNTDPIHETGFDTHGMSDDAMQIRPYWADARPPEMPAEFSRLPHSCDVVIVGAGLTGVEAARVLADAGRNVLVLDAGRPGAGASTRNAGQIGRHFKHAFGQLCDTLGEATAIRYFGELRVAYEAVAALGEETGAEIGWRKCSRVIGALSDAHFARLKREYERRARLLGEEVDVLDRSNIANELNSPLYVGGVRLMETGAIHPGLYYEFMHRRALDAGARIDGHTPVTSIERGRDGFHVHTARGVIVCRDVLIATNGYTDSALGWFQSRLAPINSYMIATEPLADATWREVLPQRRTYHDNRRRSHFMTFSPDGTRLLFGGRTGNDPSVLRRTLAALADDLRFVFPRLADVRITHGWTGRCAATRDLFPHVGVNAQGMHYALGYCFSGNAMGPYLARKAAARILGRHDEAHTLFDSGRFPTLPFPARSRWTMPILMNYYAWADRPKGLARAI, from the coding sequence ATGATTTCAAATACCGATCCGATCCACGAAACGGGCTTCGACACGCATGGTATGTCGGACGACGCCATGCAGATACGTCCATACTGGGCCGACGCACGGCCGCCGGAAATGCCGGCCGAGTTTTCGCGATTGCCACATAGCTGCGACGTGGTGATTGTCGGTGCGGGGCTGACGGGCGTCGAGGCTGCGCGCGTTCTGGCCGACGCGGGCCGCAATGTGCTCGTGCTCGATGCGGGCCGGCCGGGCGCCGGCGCGAGCACACGCAATGCGGGCCAGATAGGACGGCATTTCAAGCATGCGTTTGGCCAACTTTGCGACACCCTTGGCGAGGCGACGGCGATCCGCTACTTCGGCGAACTGCGCGTCGCGTATGAAGCGGTCGCCGCGCTCGGCGAAGAAACTGGCGCCGAGATCGGCTGGCGAAAGTGTAGCCGCGTGATCGGTGCGCTCTCCGATGCACATTTCGCTCGTCTTAAGCGCGAGTACGAGCGGCGTGCACGGCTGCTCGGCGAAGAGGTCGATGTGCTCGACCGTTCGAACATCGCCAATGAACTCAACTCGCCGCTCTATGTCGGCGGCGTGCGCCTGATGGAAACTGGCGCGATACATCCCGGGCTCTACTACGAGTTCATGCATCGCCGCGCGCTTGACGCGGGCGCGCGCATCGACGGACACACTCCAGTCACGAGCATCGAGCGCGGTCGTGATGGCTTTCACGTGCACACTGCGCGCGGTGTGATCGTATGCCGCGACGTCCTGATAGCGACCAACGGCTATACCGACAGCGCGCTCGGTTGGTTTCAGTCGCGCCTTGCACCGATCAACTCCTACATGATCGCGACCGAGCCACTCGCCGATGCGACCTGGCGCGAAGTCCTGCCACAGCGCCGCACGTACCACGACAACCGCCGCCGCTCGCACTTCATGACGTTCTCGCCCGACGGCACGCGCCTATTGTTCGGCGGCCGTACCGGCAACGACCCTTCGGTGTTGCGCCGCACGCTCGCAGCGCTCGCCGACGATCTGCGCTTCGTTTTCCCCAGGCTTGCCGACGTGCGCATCACGCACGGATGGACCGGACGCTGCGCGGCGACACGCGATCTGTTTCCACATGTGGGCGTCAATGCGCAGGGAATGCACTATGCACTCGGCTATTGCTTCTCTGGAAACGCTATGGGGCCGTATCTCGCGCGCAAGGCGGCGGCGCGTATCCTTGGACGCCACGACGAAGCGCATACGCTGTTCGACAGCGGCCGTTTCCCGACATTGCCGTTTCCCGCGCGTAGTCGCTGGACCATGCCGATATTAATGAATTACTACGCTTGGGCCGACCGCCCGAAGGGGCTCGCACGCGCGATCTGA
- a CDS encoding Enamine deaminase RidA, house cleaning of reactive enamine intermediates, YjgF/YER057c/UK114 family — MNDIQRFDFRKRIHMSVMHGGTVYLTGQVGTAGKPAAEQMTEILAKVEALLAQAGSNRSRILNTTLILADVADYDAVNEVWDAWVDKDNAPSRSTLQAQLASKGLLVELIVIAAQ; from the coding sequence ATGAACGATATCCAACGCTTCGACTTTCGCAAACGTATTCACATGAGCGTAATGCATGGCGGCACCGTCTATCTGACGGGCCAGGTTGGCACGGCGGGCAAACCTGCGGCCGAGCAGATGACCGAGATCCTGGCAAAAGTCGAGGCGCTCCTTGCTCAAGCGGGCAGCAATAGGTCTCGCATCCTGAATACGACACTGATCCTCGCTGACGTCGCCGACTACGATGCTGTCAACGAAGTATGGGATGCGTGGGTCGACAAGGACAACGCGCCTTCGCGCTCCACGCTTCAGGCACAACTTGCATCTAAGGGGCTGCTGGTCGAGTTGATCGTGATTGCCGCCCAGTGA
- a CDS encoding endoribonuclease L-PSP — protein sequence MKKQFIVPSGTHAAPTYSHAVKAGNTIYLAGHVGRDAQGNVVDGGIEAQTAQAFENLKYTLEAAGATLPDIVKLTVHLTDIGAMATVRDVRARYLKSPMPASTVVEVVRLAPGVLIEIDGIAVKDDEA from the coding sequence ATGAAAAAGCAGTTCATCGTGCCGTCGGGCACGCACGCGGCGCCGACCTACTCACATGCGGTGAAGGCGGGCAACACGATTTACCTCGCCGGTCACGTTGGGCGCGACGCTCAGGGCAACGTAGTGGATGGCGGTATCGAGGCGCAGACCGCGCAGGCATTCGAGAATCTAAAGTACACGCTCGAAGCCGCTGGGGCGACGCTCCCCGACATCGTCAAGCTGACGGTCCATCTGACCGACATCGGCGCAATGGCTACCGTGCGCGACGTCCGTGCGCGCTACCTGAAGTCGCCCATGCCGGCGAGCACCGTGGTTGAAGTCGTGCGGCTCGCGCCTGGCGTGCTTATAGAGATCGACGGCATTGCCGTGAAGGATGACGAAGCGTGA
- a CDS encoding glutathione S-transferase, with protein MIHGSPPIPRLYYSPEACSLAVHIALEETGAPFVPVCIALAEGEQRSAAYLAINPKGRVPVLIDDGFVVTELPAVLLYIARRYPHAKLWPDDPRGEARCAEWLAWCASGLHEVFAHLRRPERFADSDAARSEVARKGRTSSRAVWEMVENKLADSPDTWACGSRYSVADASLLVFWIWGRSKTLQYDMPRDFPEWTSHAKRVAERDAVRRTLAREGLMPP; from the coding sequence GTGATACATGGGTCTCCGCCGATCCCGCGGCTCTACTACTCACCGGAGGCGTGCTCGCTTGCTGTGCATATCGCACTCGAGGAGACTGGCGCGCCGTTCGTGCCGGTGTGCATTGCGCTGGCCGAAGGCGAGCAGCGTTCAGCCGCGTATCTCGCGATCAATCCGAAGGGCCGCGTTCCAGTGTTGATCGACGACGGCTTTGTGGTCACGGAATTGCCCGCAGTGCTGCTGTATATCGCCCGGCGCTATCCACACGCCAAGTTGTGGCCAGATGATCCGCGCGGCGAAGCACGCTGCGCCGAGTGGCTCGCGTGGTGTGCATCCGGTCTGCACGAAGTGTTTGCGCATCTACGTCGGCCCGAGCGGTTTGCCGACAGCGACGCGGCGCGCAGCGAGGTCGCCAGAAAGGGGCGCACATCGTCGCGCGCGGTGTGGGAAATGGTCGAGAACAAATTAGCTGACTCTCCCGACACATGGGCGTGCGGTTCGCGTTATTCGGTCGCCGATGCGAGCCTCCTGGTGTTCTGGATCTGGGGTCGATCGAAGACATTGCAATACGACATGCCGCGTGATTTTCCCGAGTGGACCTCGCATGCAAAGCGCGTCGCCGAGCGCGATGCGGTTAGGCGCACGCTCGCGCGCGAAGGGTTGATGCCGCCCTGA
- a CDS encoding Outer membrane protein (porin): MKSKTTRLLVAGCIATSSFPAFAQSSVTLYGVIDEGIDYVNNSGGSSLVRMRDGTYDGVFGSRWGLQGKEDLGGGLSAIFKLESGFSLENGQSRQGGLLFGRQAYVGLADDTYGKLTFGRQYDSVVDYLQPVSADGILAGPISHGNDIDNEGNSFRVDNSVKYASPKIGGLQFGGMYAFSNTNAPGRSTTGMWSAGATYSIGSLTVAGAYEYAKDPALVFADGDFQGNTTGAAIGAAGPWSYVGNPSNEQIFGAGATYTIGSALLGLNYSNVKFDDANGTTSTVKFQNYEAVAQYYITPAWSAAVNYTYTHGDIGYSQVVPIYHQVGLMTQYSLSKRTAFYAYGVFQKAGAGAQYADIFDGAVASSSTNNHQLMFRVGMFHRF, from the coding sequence ATGAAATCAAAGACGACGAGGCTTTTGGTGGCTGGCTGCATCGCGACGAGTTCTTTCCCTGCCTTCGCGCAGAGTTCTGTGACGCTGTACGGCGTCATTGATGAAGGTATCGACTACGTCAATAATAGCGGTGGTAGTTCGCTCGTTCGTATGCGCGATGGGACCTACGACGGCGTCTTTGGAAGCCGGTGGGGATTGCAAGGTAAGGAGGATCTTGGAGGCGGACTTAGCGCGATCTTTAAGCTGGAAAGCGGATTTAGTCTTGAAAATGGCCAGTCGCGACAAGGGGGGCTTCTGTTTGGCCGGCAGGCATATGTTGGACTTGCTGACGACACGTACGGCAAGCTGACCTTCGGTCGCCAATATGACTCTGTCGTTGACTATCTGCAACCGGTTAGCGCAGATGGTATTCTTGCTGGCCCAATCTCACACGGAAATGATATTGACAACGAGGGCAATTCGTTCCGCGTCGACAATTCCGTGAAGTATGCGAGTCCCAAGATCGGGGGGCTTCAATTCGGCGGTATGTACGCGTTCAGTAACACCAACGCTCCCGGGCGGAGCACCACGGGCATGTGGAGCGCCGGTGCGACGTATTCCATCGGTAGCCTGACGGTTGCAGGCGCGTATGAGTACGCGAAGGATCCGGCGCTGGTGTTCGCAGATGGCGACTTTCAGGGCAATACGACGGGTGCTGCTATCGGTGCCGCTGGACCTTGGAGTTACGTGGGTAACCCCAGCAATGAGCAGATATTCGGCGCCGGAGCTACGTACACAATCGGTTCGGCACTGTTGGGGTTAAATTACTCAAACGTCAAGTTCGACGACGCGAACGGGACCACGTCTACCGTCAAGTTTCAGAACTACGAAGCGGTTGCCCAGTACTACATTACCCCCGCATGGTCGGCAGCCGTTAATTACACCTATACCCATGGCGATATCGGTTATAGCCAAGTCGTTCCAATCTATCACCAGGTTGGCTTGATGACGCAGTATTCCTTGTCAAAGCGCACAGCATTTTACGCGTATGGTGTATTTCAGAAAGCGGGGGCCGGCGCCCAGTATGCTGATATCTTTGACGGAGCCGTGGCCTCTTCGTCGACGAACAATCACCAGTTGATGTTCCGCGTCGGCATGTTTCACAGGTTCTGA